One genomic segment of Bos javanicus breed banteng chromosome 23, ARS-OSU_banteng_1.0, whole genome shotgun sequence includes these proteins:
- the LOC133235978 gene encoding tripartite motif-containing protein 26-like, translating into MATASPLRKLGDKVMCSICLDYLKDPVTINCSHIFCYHCIIKVCESAQQPLYCSLCKTAFKKENIRHVWQMASIVKNIWRMKVDEERQPREDRPLSQRAEQLWGQHLEKLHYYCKDDQQILCVVCQESREHRHHAAVLLEKAAQPYQGKILNHLKILKGDRDRIQNFQSTGEDEIQALLVREVLSECSLYLCWAKFQNHKQDIASVFEQGHQFLREREQYLLEWLEGTEQQLTERRNSHVAKGPEEVIGLETLISELEKKAQQPAVNFCRPQNLWDKSHLLSFVRPHLCLLVPTVRIILNSLTANGYLSVAPNGKSMMFNGLWLNKCQHGRRFDSEPGVLGSKGFTWGKVYWEVKVDRIWWEAEEEDTGRYRAGSRGVFGSRDLGFTGITDGYHSPGYREENEELEEEWSQENGIWPKFCLVGVARESVVRRGFLSFTPEEGFWTLQLSSAGVSICTSPGPFQILSYCPQKIGVALDHDGGKVIFTNARTQEFIYEFSSAFTGRIFPFLWLNCMRSRLMLRP; encoded by the exons ATGGCCACTGCCTCTCCTCTGAGGAAACTGGGGGACAAGGTGATGTGCTCTATCTGTCTTGATTACTTGAAAGACCCTGTTACCATCAACTGTAGTCACATCTTCTGCTATCACTGCATCATTAAGGTCTGTGAATCTGCTCAGCAGCCATTATATTGTTCTCTCTGCAAGACAGCCTTTAAGAAAGAGAATATCCGCCATGTGTGGCAGATGGCCAGCATAGTGAAGAATATCTGGAGGATGAAAGTAGATGAGGAGAGACAACCCAGAGAGGACCGACCACTCTCGCAGAGAGCAGAGCAGCTGTGGGGGCAGCATTTGGAGAAGCTGCATTACTACTGCAAGGATGACCAGCAGATACTGTGTGTCGTGTGTCAGGAGTCCCGGGAGCACAGGCACCACGCTGCTGTTCTGCTGGAGAAGGCTGCGCAGCCTTATCAG GGTAAAATTCTAAACCATCTGAAGATTCTGAAGGGAGACAGGGACAGGATTCAGAATTTTCAGTCTACAGGAGAAGATGAGATTCAGGCCCTGCTGGTACGAGAAGTTTTGAGTGAATGTTCTTTGTACCTGTGTTgg GCAAAATTCCAGAACCACAAACAAGACATAGCATCAGTGTTTGAGCAGGGCCATCAGTTCCTGAGAGAAAGGGAGCAGTACCTGTTGGAGTGGCTGGAGGGAACGGAGCAACAGCTCACAGAAAGGAGGAACAGCCATGTTGCCAAGGGCCCTGAGGAGGTCATCGGGCTGGAGACCCTGATTTCTGAGTTAGAGAAGAAGGCTCAGCAGCCAGCAGTGAACTTTTGCAG GCCCCAGAACCTATGGGACAAATCTCATTTGCTATCATTTGTGAGGCCACACCTTTGTCTCCTTGTCCCCACAGTGAGGATCATCCTGAATTCCCTGACAGCCAATGGCTACCTCTCAGTGGCTCCAAATGGGAAGAGTATGATGTTCAATGGCTTGTGGCTGAACAAATGCCAGCATGGTCGGCGATTTGATTCAGAGCCTGGGGTGCTGGGCAGTAAGGGCTTCACGTGGGGCAAAGTGTACtgggaagtgaaagtggacaggATCTGGtgggaagcagaggaggaagaCACAGGGAGATACAGGGCTGGAAGCAGAGGCGTGTTTGGCAGTAGAGATCTTGGATTTACAGGCATCACTGATGGGTATCATTCTCCTGGATATAGAGAGGAGAATGAGGAGTTGGAGGAGGAATGGTCTCAGGAAAATGGAATATGGCCAAAATTCTGCCTGGTGGGGGTGGCAAGAGAATCAGTGGTGAGAAGGGGATTTCTCAGCTTCACCCCTGAGGAAGGGTTCTGGACTCTGCAGCTGTCCTCAGCTGGGGTGTCTATATGCACCAGCCCGGGGCCCTTCCAGATCCTGTCCTACTGCCCCCAGAAGATTGGAGTTGCTCTGGATCATGATGGTGGGAAGGTAATCTTTACCAATGCCAGAACTCAAGAGTTCATCTATGAATTCTCATCTGCCTTCACTGGGAGAATTTTCCCTTTCCTGTGGCTTAACTGCATGAGATCCAGACTTATGCTGAGACCCTGA